The Caproicibacterium lactatifermentans genome contains a region encoding:
- the rplW gene encoding 50S ribosomal protein L23, translating to MTAHEIILRPVISEKAMSGVANKAYTFQVAPRATKLDIKNAVEELFGVKVRKVNTLHVRGHLRRQGRNQGYTPAWKKAIVSLTEDSKSIEFFDGML from the coding sequence ATGACTGCACATGAGATTATTCTGCGCCCGGTCATTTCCGAAAAGGCAATGAGCGGCGTCGCAAATAAAGCTTATACGTTCCAGGTCGCACCCCGTGCAACCAAGCTGGACATTAAAAACGCTGTCGAGGAACTCTTCGGCGTTAAGGTGCGCAAAGTGAACACCCTGCACGTCCGCGGCCATCTGCGCCGCCAGGGCCGCAACCAGGGTTACACCCCTGCCTGGAAGAAAGCCATCGTTTCTTTGACGGAAGACAGCAAATCCATCGAGTTCTTCGACGGCATGCTGTAA
- the rplC gene encoding 50S ribosomal protein L3, with amino-acid sequence MQKGIIGKKIGMTQIFDAKGNVIPVTVIEAGPCAVTQKKTVENDGYDSVQLGFGELKTCRMNKPMKGHFDKGDVAPKKTLREFRLDDTSALKVGDIVKADTFAEGDRVDVQGTSKGKGWAGVVKRWNFGRLKESHGTGPVARMGGSTGCCSDPSRVFPGKKRSGHLGAVTTTVLNLTVAKVDAENNLIAIKGAVPGPNGGTVCIRDSVKVKKA; translated from the coding sequence ATGCAAAAAGGAATCATCGGCAAGAAGATTGGCATGACGCAAATCTTCGACGCAAAGGGAAATGTCATTCCGGTCACTGTCATTGAGGCCGGCCCCTGCGCGGTGACACAGAAAAAGACCGTTGAAAACGACGGCTACGACAGTGTTCAGCTGGGCTTCGGTGAGCTGAAAACCTGCCGCATGAACAAACCCATGAAGGGCCACTTCGACAAGGGCGACGTTGCCCCCAAGAAGACACTGCGTGAGTTCCGCCTAGACGATACCTCTGCTTTAAAAGTCGGCGACATCGTAAAGGCAGATACCTTCGCAGAGGGTGATCGTGTGGATGTACAGGGCACCAGCAAAGGTAAAGGCTGGGCCGGCGTGGTAAAGCGCTGGAACTTCGGCCGCCTGAAAGAATCCCACGGTACCGGTCCAGTCGCTCGTATGGGCGGCTCCACAGGCTGCTGTTCTGATCCGTCCCGTGTTTTCCCGGGCAAGAAGCGTTCCGGCCATTTGGGCGCTGTTACCACGACCGTGCTGAACCTGACTGTTGCCAAGGTCGACGCGGAAAACAACCTCATCGCTATCAAGGGCGCTGTGCCCGGCCCCAACGGCGGCACCGTCTGCATCCGTGACAGCGTCAAAGTGAAGAAAGCTTAA
- the acpP gene encoding acyl carrier protein: protein MVLEKVKHILAEQFDVEEDNITADTNIADDLGADSLDVVDLLMSLEDEFDVEIPDEEIENLKTVGDVVNYLEEHM, encoded by the coding sequence ATGGTACTGGAAAAGGTCAAGCACATCCTTGCCGAGCAGTTTGATGTGGAGGAGGACAATATTACAGCCGACACAAACATTGCCGACGACCTGGGAGCCGATTCGCTGGATGTTGTGGATTTACTGATGTCCCTGGAAGATGAGTTCGATGTGGAGATTCCGGATGAAGAAATCGAGAATCTGAAAACAGTGGGCGATGTGGTCAATTATTTGGAAGAGCACATGTAA
- the rpsJ gene encoding 30S ribosomal protein S10 — MAVKEKMRIRIKGYDHQLVDQSAEKIVQTAKRTGARVSGPVPLPTEKQIITILRAVHKYKDSREQFEMRTHKRLIDILRPSNTTVEALMGLELPAGVEIEIKL; from the coding sequence GTGGCAGTCAAAGAAAAAATGAGGATCCGTATTAAAGGATATGACCATCAGCTGGTTGACCAGTCCGCCGAAAAAATCGTGCAGACTGCAAAGCGCACTGGTGCCCGCGTAAGCGGCCCTGTCCCGCTGCCGACCGAGAAGCAGATTATCACCATCCTGCGCGCTGTTCATAAGTACAAGGACAGCCGTGAACAGTTCGAGATGCGCACACATAAGCGCCTAATCGACATCCTCAGACCGTCCAACACCACCGTTGAGGCTCTAATGGGCCTTGAGCTCCCCGCCGGCGTTGAGATTGAAATCAAACTGTAA
- a CDS encoding shikimate kinase — protein MQQKHFAVVGHPIGHTMSPFIHRRLFPLAGVNGTYTKLDIPPQELSAQFTGTLRQLSGFNVTIPHKQAILPLLDQLEGDAARFGSVNTVAVRDGQTIGCTTDGIGFLRALKTAGIPLQGQILLLGSGGVAHVLANEVLRAPNVTGLTVLMRRHTDERPDKNDSAADAACKKARRGARETAFLQSLSTADSGVPVRVLDSAGLSQDRTFYDLLINGTSAGMYPNLCTCPVSREVIARCKAVFDAVYNPGVTILVKMARDLGKPAASGMGMLVWQAAAAEEFWFSCRFDTEKVRPIIGEAEQAMRQQFGNIVLCGFMGCGKSTVGKLLAARTGRQLVDTDRWIEKQEGRTVSQLFAEHGEKWFRQRETELCRTLSRRTGLVIATGGGVLANPLNACILRETCTIVLLQPPYEVIAHRLSGDHSRPLLEGPDKDAVARRLYDQRMPLYQAAADFAVHAEDSRTAAEQIYAVLSDEE, from the coding sequence ATGCAGCAAAAGCATTTTGCCGTGGTCGGTCACCCCATCGGCCACACAATGTCGCCGTTTATTCACCGTCGGCTTTTTCCGCTGGCAGGCGTAAATGGCACCTATACCAAGCTGGATATCCCCCCGCAGGAACTTTCTGCACAGTTCACTGGCACACTGCGGCAGCTTTCCGGTTTCAATGTGACTATTCCGCACAAACAGGCCATTCTCCCGCTGCTGGACCAGCTGGAGGGTGACGCGGCCCGCTTCGGCAGCGTAAACACTGTAGCTGTACGGGATGGACAGACCATTGGCTGCACAACGGATGGAATCGGCTTTCTCCGCGCGCTGAAAACGGCGGGCATTCCGCTGCAGGGGCAGATTTTGCTGCTGGGCAGCGGCGGTGTCGCCCATGTGCTGGCAAACGAGGTCCTTCGTGCGCCAAACGTAACCGGTCTGACTGTCCTCATGCGCCGCCACACGGACGAACGGCCCGACAAAAACGATTCTGCCGCAGATGCTGCCTGCAAAAAAGCGCGGCGCGGCGCGCGTGAAACAGCATTTCTGCAAAGTTTGAGCACTGCGGACAGCGGTGTGCCGGTACGTGTGCTGGACAGTGCGGGTCTTTCGCAGGACCGTACGTTTTACGACCTGCTCATCAATGGCACCAGTGCGGGAATGTACCCAAACCTATGCACCTGTCCGGTCAGCCGAGAGGTCATTGCCCGCTGCAAAGCTGTCTTTGATGCCGTGTACAACCCCGGCGTGACCATTCTTGTGAAAATGGCGCGGGATTTGGGAAAGCCTGCCGCCAGCGGTATGGGCATGCTGGTGTGGCAGGCCGCCGCCGCTGAAGAGTTTTGGTTCTCCTGCCGGTTTGACACCGAAAAAGTCCGGCCCATCATTGGTGAAGCGGAGCAGGCCATGCGGCAGCAGTTCGGTAATATCGTTCTGTGCGGCTTCATGGGCTGTGGCAAAAGCACCGTCGGCAAACTGCTGGCTGCCCGCACAGGACGGCAGCTGGTGGATACCGACCGCTGGATTGAAAAACAGGAAGGGCGCACCGTTTCTCAGCTGTTCGCCGAACACGGGGAAAAGTGGTTCCGTCAGCGTGAAACGGAACTGTGCCGAACGCTGTCACGCCGGACCGGGCTGGTGATTGCCACGGGTGGCGGCGTGCTTGCCAATCCCCTAAACGCGTGCATTTTGCGCGAAACGTGCACGATTGTGCTGCTGCAGCCGCCGTATGAGGTGATTGCTCACCGTCTTTCCGGCGACCACTCCCGCCCGCTGCTGGAGGGGCCGGACAAAGACGCCGTGGCACGCCGCCTGTATGACCAGCGTATGCCGCTGTATCAGGCCGCGGCCGACTTTGCCGTGCACGCGGAGGACAGCCGCACCGCCGCCGAGCAGATTTATGCCGTCCTTTCGGATGAGGAATAG
- the rplD gene encoding 50S ribosomal protein L4 gives MPKITVKDMTGKEVGTLDLSEAVFGIEPNVSVMHDVVKNQLANRRQGTQSALTRSEVSGGGKKPWRQKGTGHARQGSTRAPQWTHGGIVFAPKPRDYSYTLNKKVRRLAMKSALSSKVKDDQMIVLDSLPLETYRTKTVADMLKALGADKHVLLVLPENDKTVIASARNIPGVKTALTNTLNVYDILNADKFIIVKDAVAQIEEVYA, from the coding sequence ATGCCTAAGATTACAGTAAAAGATATGACCGGTAAAGAGGTCGGTACACTCGACCTTTCCGAGGCCGTTTTCGGTATCGAACCCAACGTCAGTGTTATGCATGACGTGGTGAAGAACCAGCTCGCCAACCGCCGCCAGGGTACACAGAGTGCCCTGACACGCAGCGAGGTTTCCGGCGGCGGCAAAAAGCCGTGGCGCCAGAAGGGCACAGGCCATGCACGTCAGGGCTCCACGCGGGCTCCCCAGTGGACTCACGGCGGCATCGTCTTTGCACCAAAGCCGCGCGACTACAGCTACACGCTGAACAAGAAAGTCCGCCGCTTGGCCATGAAGTCTGCCCTTTCCAGCAAAGTGAAGGATGACCAGATGATCGTTCTGGACAGCCTTCCGCTGGAAACTTATCGGACCAAGACCGTAGCTGACATGCTGAAGGCGTTGGGCGCTGACAAGCATGTGCTGCTGGTCCTGCCGGAGAATGACAAGACCGTCATCGCTTCCGCCCGCAACATCCCCGGCGTGAAGACCGCCCTGACCAACACCCTCAATGTTTACGACATCCTCAACGCTGACAAGTTCATCATTGTAAAGGACGCCGTAGCCCAGATCGAGGAGGTATACGCATAA
- the aroF gene encoding 3-deoxy-7-phosphoheptulonate synthase: MIIVLKPGCTDSQREEFIKDLEETYGVSVNTWVGAQSTVLGLIGDTAAIDIDNIGANEIVDSVKRVQEPYKLANRKFHPDDTVIHLPGGLSIGGKQLALIAGPCSVESKPQITEIARRVKQGGAQFLRGGAYKPRTSPYAFQGLKEDGLELLQEAKAETGLPIVTELMSVRQIDLFLKAGVDIIQVGARNMQNFDLLRELGHLQTPILLKRGLSATIEELLMAAEYILAGGNQNVILCERGIRTYETYTRNTLDISAVPILKRLTHLPVVVDPSHAGGISWLVEPLAMAAVAAGADGLIIEVHNNPKKALSDGAQSLTPDQFDHVAARIKKAAPLFGRTL, translated from the coding sequence ATGATTATTGTTTTAAAACCCGGCTGCACCGACAGCCAGCGCGAGGAATTCATCAAGGACCTAGAAGAAACCTACGGTGTATCCGTCAATACATGGGTGGGCGCACAAAGCACCGTGCTTGGCCTTATCGGGGACACCGCCGCGATTGATATTGACAACATCGGTGCAAACGAAATTGTGGATTCCGTCAAGCGTGTGCAGGAACCGTACAAGCTGGCCAACCGCAAATTTCACCCGGATGACACCGTTATTCACCTGCCGGGCGGGCTTTCCATCGGTGGAAAACAGCTTGCCTTGATTGCCGGTCCATGCAGTGTGGAATCCAAACCGCAGATTACGGAGATTGCCCGTCGTGTCAAGCAGGGTGGTGCCCAATTCCTGCGCGGCGGCGCGTACAAACCGCGCACCAGTCCTTACGCATTTCAGGGCCTAAAGGAAGATGGACTGGAGCTGCTGCAGGAAGCGAAAGCTGAAACAGGCCTTCCCATTGTCACCGAACTGATGAGTGTACGGCAGATTGACCTGTTCCTCAAGGCGGGCGTGGATATTATACAGGTGGGCGCACGCAATATGCAGAACTTTGACCTGCTGCGGGAACTTGGCCACCTGCAGACCCCGATCCTGCTGAAGCGCGGTCTTTCCGCTACCATTGAGGAACTGCTGATGGCTGCCGAGTACATTCTGGCTGGAGGCAACCAAAATGTCATTCTCTGTGAGCGGGGCATTCGTACCTATGAAACCTACACCCGCAACACACTAGACATTTCGGCTGTGCCGATTCTAAAGCGTCTGACGCACCTGCCGGTTGTCGTGGACCCCAGCCACGCGGGCGGCATTTCCTGGCTGGTGGAACCGCTGGCTATGGCGGCCGTAGCTGCCGGTGCGGACGGTCTTATCATTGAAGTACACAACAACCCGAAGAAGGCCCTCTCAGACGGTGCACAGTCCCTGACACCGGAC
- a CDS encoding glycosyltransferase family 8 protein has product MMNFLYGTNAGYCEQTAVSMRSVFENNQNDAICVYLLCEKVPEALRRKMCSVADDFTNAQIICMDPEPYIAPMLQEYRLPRWRGSSVQYIYACLCDAFPTLDRILWLDGDVVCCAPLRPLWETQMGDRCVAASLDCTPFLALYVDRVFYNTPFYFNAGVLLFDLANCRRHELQQRCRSILRGYGERLQYCDQSMLNLALPPKLVHRLDMRWNYPAGVPRLSMNCVSARSTSEKPTFTLRELDDTLADVRLVHYIGGSLPTKPWYREYASPFKPDYLKYRAHTPWKDEPLKPWPRKTLKDSFVTGFSRTWDTPLMGGLSSIYQYLHGWGPRIQHSLKKM; this is encoded by the coding sequence ATGATGAACTTTTTGTACGGTACAAATGCCGGATACTGTGAACAGACAGCGGTTTCAATGCGCTCGGTGTTCGAGAATAACCAGAACGATGCCATTTGTGTTTATTTGCTGTGTGAGAAAGTGCCGGAAGCACTGCGGCGTAAAATGTGCAGTGTGGCGGACGACTTTACCAACGCCCAAATCATCTGTATGGACCCGGAACCTTACATTGCGCCCATGCTGCAGGAATACCGCCTGCCTCGGTGGCGCGGCAGCAGCGTGCAATACATTTACGCCTGCCTGTGTGATGCGTTTCCAACGCTGGACCGCATTCTTTGGCTGGATGGTGACGTTGTCTGCTGTGCACCGCTGCGTCCTCTGTGGGAAACACAGATGGGGGACAGATGCGTGGCGGCATCGCTGGACTGCACACCGTTTCTTGCGCTGTATGTGGACAGGGTGTTCTATAATACGCCATTCTATTTCAATGCGGGTGTCCTGCTGTTTGACCTTGCGAACTGCCGCCGTCATGAGCTGCAGCAGCGATGCCGCAGCATTCTGCGCGGATATGGGGAACGCTTGCAGTACTGTGACCAGTCCATGCTGAACCTTGCGCTGCCGCCGAAGCTGGTGCACCGGCTGGACATGCGCTGGAATTACCCGGCTGGCGTACCGCGCCTTTCTATGAACTGTGTTTCAGCGCGCAGCACCAGTGAAAAGCCAACGTTTACCCTGCGGGAACTGGACGATACGCTGGCGGATGTGCGGCTGGTTCACTACATTGGCGGTTCACTGCCAACCAAGCCGTGGTATCGGGAATATGCTTCTCCCTTCAAGCCGGATTACCTGAAGTACCGTGCCCACACGCCATGGAAGGATGAGCCGCTGAAACCGTGGCCCAGAAAGACACTGAAGGATTCCTTTGTCACCGGATTTTCCCGCACATGGGACACACCCCTGATGGGCGGCCTGTCCAGTATTTATCAGTACCTGCATGGCTGGGGACCGCGTATTCAGCACAGTCTGAAAAAGATGTAA
- the proS gene encoding proline--tRNA ligase — protein sequence MAQQKKLVEEITPMEEDFARWYTDVVKKAELMDYSSVKGCMIIEPYGYAIWENMQEILDERFKELGHVNVCMPLLIPESLLNKEKEHVEGFAPEVAWVTQGGNDKLEERLCIRPTSETLFCEHYKKIIHSWRDLPKLYNQWCNVVRWEKTTRPFLRTSEFLWQEGHTMHATAEEAKAETLRMLDVYTEFFEKVLAIPVLRGRKTESEKFAGAEATYTVEAMMHNGVALQGGTSHYFGDGFAKNFGITFTDKNNQLQTPFQTSWGVSTRMIGGIIMTHGDDSGLVLPPAVAPIQVVIVPVAQHKPGVLDKANELFEQLKAAGLRVKLDDSEQSPGWKFAQYEMMGVPLRLEIGPKDIAKEQCVLVRRPDRNKSFVPLDGLADAVKAELQKVHDILYDNAAKNLQARTSIARTHEEFLDIAANRPGFIKAMWCGDPACEEKLKQETGGVKSRCIPFEEENLADTCVCCGKPAKHMVYWGRQY from the coding sequence ATGGCACAGCAGAAAAAACTGGTAGAAGAAATTACGCCGATGGAAGAAGACTTTGCCCGCTGGTATACAGATGTGGTAAAAAAAGCGGAACTTATGGATTACAGCAGCGTGAAAGGTTGCATGATTATAGAGCCGTATGGCTATGCAATCTGGGAAAACATGCAGGAAATCCTGGACGAGCGCTTTAAGGAACTGGGGCACGTTAACGTATGTATGCCGCTGCTGATTCCGGAAAGCTTGCTCAACAAGGAAAAAGAGCATGTCGAGGGCTTTGCGCCGGAGGTTGCGTGGGTAACACAGGGCGGCAACGACAAGCTGGAGGAGCGCCTGTGCATTCGCCCAACCAGTGAAACACTGTTCTGTGAGCACTACAAAAAGATTATTCATTCCTGGCGTGACCTGCCGAAGCTTTACAATCAGTGGTGCAACGTGGTTCGCTGGGAAAAGACGACACGTCCGTTCCTGCGTACCAGTGAATTCCTTTGGCAGGAGGGACACACCATGCATGCCACAGCGGAAGAGGCAAAGGCCGAAACACTGCGCATGCTGGATGTTTATACAGAGTTCTTTGAAAAAGTGCTGGCCATACCGGTGCTGCGCGGCCGCAAGACCGAAAGCGAGAAGTTCGCGGGCGCTGAAGCTACCTATACTGTGGAGGCCATGATGCACAACGGCGTGGCCTTGCAGGGCGGTACCAGCCATTATTTCGGCGATGGCTTTGCCAAAAACTTTGGAATTACCTTTACGGATAAAAACAATCAGCTGCAAACACCGTTTCAGACAAGCTGGGGCGTTTCTACCCGCATGATTGGCGGCATCATTATGACACACGGCGACGACAGCGGGCTGGTCCTACCGCCGGCGGTTGCGCCGATTCAGGTCGTCATCGTTCCAGTTGCGCAGCACAAGCCCGGCGTACTGGACAAGGCAAACGAACTGTTTGAGCAGCTGAAGGCGGCCGGTCTGCGCGTTAAGCTGGATGACAGTGAGCAGTCCCCGGGCTGGAAGTTTGCCCAGTATGAGATGATGGGTGTGCCTCTGCGTCTGGAAATTGGGCCGAAGGATATTGCTAAGGAGCAGTGCGTACTGGTACGCCGTCCGGATCGCAACAAGTCTTTTGTGCCGCTTGATGGTCTTGCTGACGCCGTAAAGGCAGAGCTGCAGAAAGTACACGATATTCTGTATGACAACGCGGCAAAGAACCTGCAGGCTCGTACCAGCATTGCCCGCACGCACGAGGAGTTCCTCGACATCGCGGCGAACCGTCCCGGCTTTATCAAGGCTATGTGGTGCGGCGACCCTGCCTGCGAGGAAAAGCTGAAGCAGGAGACCGGCGGCGTGAAGTCCCGCTGCATCCCGTTTGAGGAAGAGAACCTCGCCGATACCTGTGTCTGCTGCGGCAAGCCTGCCAAGCATATGGTATACTGGGGCCGTCAATACTAA